Proteins from one Phytoactinopolyspora mesophila genomic window:
- a CDS encoding adenylate/guanylate cyclase domain-containing protein — protein sequence MTSTDGRISVLLADDNAIVRAGVGALLALAGDVEVVATAEDYDGVVAQAVEHRPQVVVTDIRMPPRFADEGIEAAKEVRKRLPGTGVVVLSQYSDPEYAVALLAQGAAGYAYLLKERVADGDRLARAVREVAAGGSMLDPEIVSALVVPARGGAGLSDEEERLLGMVAEGRAVKAIAASLDTTPAAVDHAVEELFLHLARDASAGRSDALARLRKLHTAILDREEQGETLSRLLPSRLADKLRDDPAAIGRTDRLTVTVLMSDVRGYSGIAERTDPSVLARQLNMHRKAMNSAILMQEGTVMQYVGDAVMAVFGAPFPQADHAERALAAAIDMHRRQADVDLHWTTEGLEPFGMGIGLSTGEVAAALLGSDERLEYTLVGDTVNLAQRLQDLARPAGTTVASEATMALAPTWTFEQLDPVYVKGRDTPVSACRVVDSLESLEGSAP from the coding sequence GTGACCTCGACCGACGGGCGAATCAGTGTGCTGCTGGCGGACGACAACGCGATCGTCCGGGCAGGAGTGGGTGCGCTGCTCGCGCTGGCCGGCGACGTAGAGGTCGTCGCTACGGCCGAGGACTACGACGGTGTGGTCGCGCAGGCGGTCGAACATCGCCCGCAGGTCGTGGTCACGGACATCCGGATGCCGCCCCGTTTCGCCGACGAAGGGATCGAGGCGGCCAAGGAGGTGCGAAAGCGTCTACCGGGGACCGGCGTCGTCGTGCTGTCTCAGTACAGCGACCCCGAGTACGCAGTCGCCCTGCTCGCGCAGGGGGCGGCCGGGTACGCGTACCTGCTCAAGGAGCGAGTCGCGGATGGAGACCGGCTGGCGCGGGCGGTCCGGGAAGTGGCCGCGGGGGGTTCGATGCTGGATCCGGAGATCGTCTCGGCTCTTGTGGTGCCCGCTCGGGGCGGTGCCGGATTGTCCGACGAGGAAGAACGACTGCTGGGGATGGTGGCGGAGGGCCGCGCCGTCAAGGCGATCGCCGCCAGCCTGGACACCACCCCGGCGGCCGTCGACCACGCGGTCGAAGAGTTGTTCCTGCACCTTGCCCGCGACGCCAGCGCCGGACGTAGCGACGCGCTGGCCCGCCTGCGAAAACTGCACACCGCCATCCTCGACCGGGAAGAACAGGGCGAGACGCTCAGCCGGCTGCTGCCATCCAGGCTGGCCGACAAGCTCCGAGACGATCCCGCTGCGATCGGGCGAACGGACCGGCTGACCGTCACGGTCTTGATGTCCGACGTGCGTGGCTACTCGGGTATAGCCGAGCGGACCGACCCATCGGTGCTGGCCCGACAACTAAATATGCACCGCAAAGCGATGAATTCTGCCATTCTTATGCAAGAGGGGACAGTCATGCAGTATGTGGGGGACGCCGTGATGGCTGTGTTCGGCGCACCGTTCCCGCAGGCAGACCACGCTGAGCGGGCGCTAGCTGCCGCCATCGACATGCATCGCCGGCAAGCCGACGTCGATCTTCATTGGACTACGGAAGGGCTCGAGCCGTTCGGGATGGGCATCGGCCTGTCAACCGGCGAGGTCGCCGCCGCGCTGCTCGGGAGCGACGAGCGCCTCGAGTACACGCTGGTCGGGGATACGGTGAACCTCGCGCAGCGGCTGCAGGATTTGGCTCGCCCCGCCGGAACGACGGTCGCCAGCGAGGCCACGATGGCCCTCGCCCCGACCTGGACGTTCGAACAGCTCGATCCTGTGTATGTCAAAGGTCGCGACACGCCGGTGTCGGCGTGCCGCGTCGTCGATTCACTGGAGAGCCTTGAGGGCTCCGCGCCCTAG
- a CDS encoding ABC transporter ATP-binding protein — protein sequence MTALKARGVRRTFEADLAPVRALRGVDLGVAKGEFVALMGPSGCGKSTLLNIFAGLDQADEGDVIVDDLRVDGQDENWLAKFRRHHVGIVFQFFNLLEGVSTLDNIVLPAILGGLRRKAAETRARDLLDLLGLGDRTDQVPAVLSGGQRQRLAIARALVNEPAVLLADEPTGALDSEGGVEILELFRRLHGDGQTILMVTHSADVAAGASRIVQMRDGRIVDGDGTAPSATADAQSRPG from the coding sequence ATGACCGCGTTGAAGGCACGCGGCGTCCGCCGCACGTTCGAGGCTGACCTTGCGCCGGTGCGCGCGCTGCGCGGCGTCGACTTGGGCGTCGCCAAGGGTGAGTTCGTCGCGCTGATGGGACCGTCAGGCTGCGGCAAGTCCACCTTGTTGAACATCTTTGCCGGGCTGGACCAGGCCGATGAGGGGGACGTCATTGTCGACGACCTCCGCGTAGACGGCCAAGACGAGAACTGGCTCGCGAAGTTCCGTCGCCACCACGTCGGTATCGTCTTCCAGTTCTTCAACTTGCTCGAGGGTGTGTCGACGCTGGACAACATCGTGTTGCCCGCGATTTTGGGCGGCCTGCGCCGTAAGGCGGCCGAGACCCGCGCGCGTGACCTGCTCGACCTCCTTGGCCTGGGGGACCGCACCGATCAGGTTCCCGCCGTCCTGTCCGGTGGGCAGCGCCAGCGGCTGGCCATCGCGCGGGCGCTGGTCAATGAGCCGGCCGTGCTGCTAGCCGACGAGCCGACGGGAGCGCTCGACTCCGAGGGCGGTGTCGAAATCCTGGAACTCTTCCGCCGCTTACACGGCGACGGGCAGACCATCTTGATGGTCACCCACTCCGCCGACGTGGCGGCCGGAGCCTCGCGCATTGTCCAGATGCGCGACGGCCGGATCGTCGACGGCGACGGCACGGCCCCATCGGCGACGGCCGACGCGCAGTCCAGGCCAGGCTGA
- a CDS encoding endonuclease domain-containing protein → MPRLHTIPEPFNSRPFRVDEALRAGLTRTYLSGPQFRRPYLGVRIPCTLPDTLEVKCQALSLVISSEAAFSHETAAQLCDLPVPDFDGKVDAMVPPGVVVPNMYDVDGHTGLLQDDVCDVNGLRVVHPERTFFDVAPALNLDSLVILGDATLRHWSTPDRLTAKAAAMRRRRGIVIARQAIKLIRPGVDSPMETRVRLMLVRGGLPCPEVGVDVLDDAGGWLARPDLAYLDLKIAIEYDGDHHRTDKHQWRRDRSRDENMRHAGWIVITLTADDVFRHPARTIARIRHHYAARMAALNARPEAA, encoded by the coding sequence ATGCCTCGTCTTCACACCATCCCTGAACCGTTCAATTCTCGACCGTTCCGGGTCGACGAAGCCCTGCGAGCAGGCCTGACGCGCACATACCTGTCCGGCCCGCAGTTCCGCCGCCCGTACTTGGGTGTCCGGATTCCGTGCACGCTCCCCGACACGTTGGAGGTCAAATGCCAGGCTCTCAGTTTGGTCATCTCCAGCGAGGCGGCCTTCAGCCACGAGACCGCGGCGCAGCTGTGCGATCTCCCGGTACCCGACTTCGACGGCAAGGTCGACGCCATGGTCCCACCGGGCGTCGTTGTGCCCAACATGTACGACGTCGACGGGCACACCGGCCTCTTACAGGACGACGTGTGCGATGTGAACGGCCTGCGCGTCGTCCATCCGGAACGGACCTTCTTCGACGTCGCGCCGGCGCTCAACCTCGACAGTCTCGTCATCCTCGGTGACGCGACGCTGCGCCACTGGTCCACGCCGGATCGTCTGACCGCCAAAGCTGCCGCCATGCGGCGTCGGCGCGGCATCGTCATCGCGCGCCAAGCGATCAAGCTGATCCGGCCGGGCGTCGACTCACCGATGGAAACCCGAGTCCGGCTCATGCTGGTCCGCGGCGGCCTACCCTGCCCGGAAGTCGGCGTCGACGTTCTCGACGACGCGGGCGGGTGGCTCGCCCGGCCAGATCTCGCCTACCTGGACCTCAAAATCGCCATCGAATACGACGGCGACCACCACCGCACCGACAAGCACCAATGGCGGCGCGATCGTTCGCGCGACGAGAATATGCGCCACGCCGGGTGGATCGTCATCACTCTGACCGCCGACGACGTCTTCCGGCACCCAGCGAGAACCATCGCGCGGATTCGCCACCACTACGCCGCCCGTATGGCCGCCCTGAACGCCCGCCCGGAAGCCGCCTGA
- a CDS encoding ABC transporter permease encodes MTVVAFWFRLDLRRRWRSLLVMTLLIALAAGTVMTAAAGARRGASGVDRLVEQTLPATAVVLPNEPGFDWAAVREIAQVEALTTFVVGGYQVEGVPLEYQESAGHMPPADDEVMRTIERPIVLDGRLFDPARPDEVVASPRFEDSFGLGVGDTVTIRLYAPEQIDAFFTENIEPINAEGPAIEATIVGVVRSAWFSEEVMDDPGFVVPSPALYEEYAPSLLGAELGSGYVNALVRLHGGEGEIPAFKANLAEVTGNPGIDVWNMADDIRHYRELTGFEANSLLAFAAAAGIAAVFLVGQSIARYAASTVADLQVMRAVGMAPRQSRWVAATGPALAALAGAAFGVGGAVVASRWFPIGSASLIEPSPGMDVDVPVLVTGLAAIPILVAAGALASASLAVHSTLRTAPVHRSTVAAAMARSGAPVPALVGARFALEAGRGHQAVPVRPALFGAVAGVLGVMAAMTFSSGITDAAGNLERFGQTYQLQALVGYNDVDFAPVDELLAVVADDVDVAGVNDTRQDIAQVSDVAVALATYQPVGHAIDVVLSDGRMPERAGEVALAPRSAAAMGAEVGDTIDLIGDKGEEEATVTGLAFVPAAPHNDYATGGWVTPETYDGLFAGFKFHMGLVALRPGADRDAVAARLADPEAAGGAMLVPPQPPLELAELRQVRELPVYLAGFLAVLAMGAVGHALATAVRRRRHDLAVLRAVGMTRWQSRAVVVTQASVLALVGLGIGVPLGIAVGRMVWRYVANTTPVLYVPPVAWLALVLVVPLALVAANLLAAWPGQRAASLRVGHVLRAE; translated from the coding sequence ATGACCGTGGTCGCGTTCTGGTTCCGGCTCGACCTGCGCCGACGATGGCGGTCGCTGCTGGTCATGACGCTGCTCATCGCCCTGGCTGCGGGCACCGTCATGACGGCGGCAGCCGGAGCCCGGCGCGGTGCGAGTGGCGTGGACCGGTTGGTGGAGCAGACGCTGCCGGCGACGGCCGTGGTCCTGCCGAACGAACCCGGCTTCGACTGGGCGGCAGTGCGAGAAATTGCGCAGGTCGAGGCGCTCACCACGTTCGTTGTAGGTGGCTACCAGGTGGAAGGCGTTCCGCTTGAGTACCAGGAGAGCGCCGGTCACATGCCTCCTGCGGACGACGAGGTGATGCGCACCATCGAGCGGCCGATCGTCCTCGACGGGAGGCTCTTCGACCCAGCCCGGCCGGACGAAGTGGTGGCGTCGCCGCGGTTCGAGGATTCGTTCGGGCTCGGTGTCGGTGACACAGTGACCATCCGGCTGTACGCGCCCGAGCAGATCGATGCGTTCTTCACCGAGAACATCGAGCCGATAAATGCGGAAGGGCCAGCCATCGAGGCGACCATCGTCGGAGTCGTCCGGTCGGCGTGGTTCAGCGAGGAGGTCATGGACGATCCCGGCTTCGTCGTTCCCTCGCCCGCCCTGTACGAGGAGTACGCTCCGAGCCTGCTCGGAGCCGAGCTCGGAAGCGGCTACGTGAACGCGTTGGTCCGCTTGCACGGTGGGGAGGGGGAGATCCCGGCGTTCAAGGCCAACCTCGCCGAGGTGACCGGCAATCCCGGGATCGACGTGTGGAACATGGCCGACGACATCCGCCATTACCGGGAGCTGACCGGATTTGAGGCGAACAGCCTGCTGGCCTTTGCTGCTGCCGCGGGGATTGCTGCCGTCTTCCTCGTCGGCCAGTCGATCGCCCGCTACGCCGCGTCGACCGTCGCCGACCTGCAGGTGATGCGTGCGGTGGGCATGGCGCCCCGCCAGTCACGCTGGGTGGCGGCAACCGGTCCCGCCCTGGCCGCCCTGGCCGGCGCTGCATTCGGTGTGGGGGGAGCGGTGGTGGCGTCGAGGTGGTTCCCTATCGGCAGCGCCTCGCTCATCGAACCTTCGCCGGGTATGGACGTGGATGTGCCGGTGTTGGTGACCGGCCTGGCCGCCATCCCCATCCTGGTGGCCGCGGGAGCGTTGGCGTCGGCCTCACTTGCCGTGCATTCGACTCTGAGGACCGCGCCGGTCCACCGTTCCACCGTGGCAGCCGCGATGGCCAGGTCCGGAGCGCCGGTGCCCGCCCTGGTCGGCGCCCGGTTCGCGCTCGAGGCCGGTCGTGGACACCAGGCGGTGCCCGTGCGCCCGGCGCTGTTCGGTGCCGTGGCGGGTGTGCTTGGCGTGATGGCCGCGATGACCTTTTCCAGCGGCATCACCGACGCGGCGGGGAACCTGGAGCGGTTCGGCCAGACGTATCAGCTGCAGGCGCTCGTCGGCTACAACGACGTCGACTTCGCCCCGGTGGACGAACTGCTCGCGGTAGTTGCCGACGACGTGGATGTCGCGGGCGTCAACGACACCCGCCAGGACATCGCGCAGGTCTCGGACGTGGCTGTCGCGTTGGCGACGTACCAGCCGGTGGGCCATGCCATCGACGTCGTGCTGAGCGACGGCAGGATGCCGGAGCGTGCCGGTGAAGTCGCTCTGGCACCGCGTTCGGCCGCCGCCATGGGCGCAGAGGTGGGAGACACGATTGACCTGATCGGCGACAAGGGTGAGGAAGAGGCCACCGTGACCGGCCTGGCGTTCGTACCGGCCGCCCCGCACAACGACTATGCCACTGGCGGATGGGTGACTCCGGAGACCTATGACGGGCTCTTCGCCGGATTCAAGTTCCACATGGGCCTGGTGGCGCTGCGGCCCGGTGCCGATCGCGACGCCGTCGCGGCCCGGCTGGCCGACCCGGAAGCGGCGGGAGGTGCGATGCTGGTCCCGCCGCAGCCACCGCTCGAACTGGCCGAGCTGCGGCAGGTCCGCGAGCTGCCGGTGTATCTGGCCGGCTTCCTGGCGGTGCTGGCCATGGGGGCCGTTGGGCATGCGCTGGCCACGGCCGTGCGGCGCCGCCGCCACGATCTGGCTGTCCTGCGTGCGGTCGGAATGACACGGTGGCAGTCGCGGGCCGTGGTGGTGACCCAGGCGTCCGTGCTGGCCCTGGTAGGGCTCGGGATCGGGGTACCACTCGGCATCGCGGTTGGACGAATGGTGTGGCGCTACGTCGCCAACACCACCCCGGTCTTGTACGTGCCACCCGTCGCGTGGCTGGCGCTGGTACTGGTGGTGCCGCTAGCGCTGGTAGCGGCGAATCTGCTGGCGGCCTGGCCGGGGCAACGGGCGGCATCCCTGCGAGTCGGCCACGTGTTGCGGGCGGAGTGA
- the leuA gene encoding 2-isopropylmalate synthase has protein sequence MKSASNSVAWPPVQQSSRMPAHRYRPFHEQIPVELPDRTWPAQRIEVAPDWCAVDLRDGNQALIDPMNAERKRRMFDLLVRMGYKQIEVGFPAASQTDFDFVRELIEGDLIPDDVVIQVLSQCRDALIERTFESLRGAKQAIVHIYNSTSILQRRVVFGLDRDGITDIATNGARTALKYAEAITPDTEIYWQYSPESYTGTELEYAAEICGAVADVLEPTPDRKMIVNLPATVEMATPNVYADSIEWMHRNLPHRESMILSLHPHNDRGTGVAATELGLMAGGERVEGCLFGNGERTGNVCLVTLGMNLFTQGIDPKIDFSDIDEIRRTVEHCNQLPVPERHPWGGDLVYTAFSGSHQDAINKGFDALARDAKAAGTAVDDYEWAVPYLPVDPKDVGRSYEAVIRVNSQSGKGGIAYVMKAEHQLELPRRLQIEFSSVVQAFTDGEGGEVDPGRMGEIFAAEYLDRAAPLALNSVHTSSAAGERDVLQVGVYVDGQRRTLEGTGDGPIDAFVNALSTIGYDVRVLDYAEHAMSSGADARAAAYVECSVAGEVLWGVGIDPNIVTASLKAIVSAANRSTG, from the coding sequence ATGAAATCCGCTAGTAATTCTGTGGCATGGCCGCCTGTCCAACAGTCGTCCCGGATGCCTGCGCATCGATATCGTCCGTTCCACGAACAGATCCCCGTCGAGCTGCCCGATCGGACCTGGCCGGCGCAGCGCATCGAGGTAGCACCCGACTGGTGCGCCGTCGACCTCCGAGACGGCAACCAGGCGCTGATCGACCCGATGAACGCAGAGCGCAAGCGGCGTATGTTCGATCTGCTTGTGCGGATGGGTTACAAGCAGATCGAGGTCGGCTTCCCAGCGGCCAGCCAGACCGACTTCGATTTCGTCCGCGAGCTGATCGAGGGCGACCTGATCCCGGACGACGTCGTCATCCAGGTGCTCTCACAATGCCGGGATGCGCTGATCGAGCGCACCTTCGAGTCGCTGCGTGGCGCCAAACAGGCGATCGTGCATATCTACAACTCCACGTCCATCCTGCAGCGGCGCGTCGTCTTCGGCCTCGACCGGGACGGCATCACCGACATCGCTACCAACGGCGCGCGCACCGCGCTGAAGTACGCCGAAGCGATCACGCCGGATACGGAGATCTACTGGCAGTACTCGCCGGAGTCCTACACCGGTACGGAGCTGGAGTACGCGGCCGAGATCTGCGGTGCGGTGGCTGACGTACTAGAGCCGACACCGGACCGGAAGATGATCGTCAACCTGCCGGCGACGGTCGAGATGGCTACACCCAACGTTTATGCCGACTCCATCGAGTGGATGCACCGGAACCTGCCGCACCGGGAGTCGATGATCTTGTCGCTGCATCCGCATAATGACCGCGGCACCGGAGTGGCCGCGACCGAGCTAGGGCTGATGGCAGGTGGTGAACGGGTCGAGGGGTGCCTGTTCGGCAATGGCGAGCGCACCGGCAACGTCTGTCTGGTCACATTGGGCATGAACCTGTTCACCCAGGGCATCGACCCGAAGATCGACTTCAGCGACATCGACGAGATCCGCCGCACGGTCGAGCACTGCAACCAGCTACCCGTGCCGGAGCGTCACCCGTGGGGCGGGGACCTCGTGTACACCGCGTTCTCGGGCAGCCACCAGGACGCGATCAACAAGGGTTTCGACGCGCTGGCGCGCGACGCCAAGGCGGCGGGCACGGCCGTGGACGACTACGAGTGGGCCGTGCCCTATCTGCCGGTGGACCCGAAGGACGTCGGCCGGTCCTATGAGGCCGTCATCCGGGTCAACTCGCAATCCGGCAAGGGCGGTATCGCTTACGTGATGAAGGCGGAGCATCAGCTCGAGCTGCCGCGCCGGTTGCAGATCGAGTTCTCCAGCGTTGTCCAGGCGTTCACCGACGGTGAGGGCGGCGAGGTGGACCCGGGCCGCATGGGCGAGATCTTCGCCGCCGAGTACCTGGACCGGGCCGCGCCGTTGGCGCTGAACTCGGTGCACACGTCCTCGGCGGCGGGGGAGCGGGACGTGCTCCAGGTGGGTGTCTACGTGGACGGCCAGCGCCGGACCCTCGAAGGCACCGGCGACGGCCCGATCGATGCGTTCGTGAACGCGCTGAGCACCATCGGGTACGACGTGCGGGTCCTCGACTACGCCGAACATGCGATGAGCTCCGGCGCCGACGCCCGTGCGGCCGCATACGTGGAGTGCTCGGTGGCCGGTGAAGTGTTGTGGGGCGTGGGAATCGACCCGAACATCGTCACGGCTTCGCTCAAGGCCATCGTCAGCGCCGCCAACCGCTCGACCGGCTGA
- a CDS encoding GlxA family transcriptional regulator produces MAPRLIVLAGFPGVQGLDLTGPMDTFAGAHELVERTGRDDPGYQVMVASPDGRPFRTRAGLSVLPDCSLATVPVHVDTLIVPGGDTDEVMLRSDVTGWLRERAPGVRRVASVCTGAFLLAEAGLLNGRRATTHWSQCERLSRRYPQIDVDAAPIYVRDGNRYTSAGVCSGIDLALALVEEDLGRAAALTVARWLVMFLRRPGNQAQFSVQMSAQLADREPIREVQHWISDNLGADLSVPALAARAHSSPRHFARSFQQQVGVPPGQYVQQVRLEAARRHLEESDSSVEHIAAACGFGSTETMRRAFVDALGAAPAEYRRRFRPAASPTPAISDDAAP; encoded by the coding sequence GTGGCTCCTCGACTGATCGTGCTGGCCGGCTTTCCCGGTGTACAAGGTCTCGACCTGACCGGGCCGATGGATACGTTCGCTGGTGCGCACGAGCTAGTGGAGCGGACTGGGCGGGACGATCCCGGCTATCAGGTCATGGTGGCCAGCCCGGATGGTCGACCATTTCGTACCCGCGCCGGCCTCTCAGTGCTCCCAGACTGTTCCCTGGCCACAGTTCCCGTCCACGTGGACACGTTGATCGTCCCGGGCGGAGACACCGACGAGGTCATGCTCCGCTCCGACGTCACCGGTTGGCTGCGAGAGCGCGCACCGGGTGTCCGCCGGGTGGCCTCGGTCTGCACGGGCGCGTTCTTGCTGGCTGAAGCAGGCCTGCTCAACGGCCGACGAGCGACGACGCACTGGTCACAGTGCGAGCGGCTCAGCCGCCGCTACCCCCAGATCGACGTGGACGCCGCCCCGATCTACGTCCGAGACGGCAACCGATACACCTCCGCCGGGGTGTGCTCCGGTATCGACCTGGCGCTGGCCCTGGTCGAGGAGGATCTCGGGCGCGCGGCCGCGTTGACCGTCGCCCGGTGGCTGGTGATGTTCCTGCGCCGCCCCGGCAATCAGGCACAGTTCAGCGTCCAGATGTCCGCTCAGCTCGCGGATCGCGAACCCATCCGGGAAGTCCAGCACTGGATCAGTGACAACCTGGGCGCCGACCTGAGTGTGCCCGCTCTCGCGGCGCGCGCTCATAGCAGCCCACGGCACTTCGCGCGCAGTTTCCAGCAGCAGGTCGGCGTACCGCCCGGCCAGTACGTTCAGCAAGTACGGCTGGAAGCCGCGCGGAGACATCTCGAAGAGTCCGACAGCTCTGTCGAACACATCGCCGCGGCATGCGGGTTCGGGAGCACCGAAACCATGCGGCGAGCATTCGTCGACGCCTTGGGCGCCGCCCCGGCCGAATACAGGCGTCGTTTCCGCCCAGCGGCTTCCCCCACACCCGCTATATCTGACGACGCTGCGCCCTGA
- a CDS encoding SIR2 family NAD-dependent protein deacylase — protein MEQLTATETARWLAGAERITVLTGAGISTESGVPDFRGPQGVWTKDPSAEALFTIGNYLADRDVRRRSWQARLNHPAWKAKPNAGHHAIADLHRSGRLRGLVTQNIDGLHQLAGVPHEDVIEIHGTMHWVTCLSCDLRTPMPQVLARVEEGDDDPRCLGCGGIRKSATVFFGEMLDHAVLRAAVEVSTDCDVFIAVGTSLSVHPAAGLCDHARAAGAQLVVVNAEPTPYDALATMVIREPISEVLPCLAAAVC, from the coding sequence ATGGAACAGTTGACGGCCACGGAAACGGCGCGGTGGCTCGCCGGAGCCGAACGGATCACGGTCCTCACCGGCGCCGGCATTTCCACTGAGTCCGGGGTGCCGGACTTCCGCGGCCCGCAGGGTGTGTGGACGAAGGACCCGTCCGCGGAGGCGCTGTTCACCATCGGCAACTACCTGGCCGACCGCGACGTCCGACGACGCTCCTGGCAGGCCCGCCTCAATCACCCGGCCTGGAAGGCGAAACCGAACGCCGGACATCACGCGATCGCCGACCTGCACCGATCCGGGCGATTGCGCGGTCTCGTGACGCAGAACATCGACGGACTGCACCAGCTGGCCGGAGTCCCGCACGAGGACGTCATCGAGATTCACGGCACCATGCACTGGGTCACGTGCCTGAGCTGTGACCTACGCACGCCGATGCCGCAGGTGCTGGCCCGGGTCGAGGAAGGCGATGACGATCCACGGTGTCTCGGATGCGGCGGAATCCGGAAGTCGGCGACGGTCTTCTTCGGCGAGATGCTCGACCACGCCGTGCTCCGGGCGGCCGTCGAGGTCAGCACCGACTGTGACGTGTTCATCGCCGTCGGCACGTCGCTCTCGGTCCATCCGGCGGCCGGGCTGTGCGATCACGCGCGCGCGGCGGGTGCTCAGCTGGTCGTGGTGAACGCCGAGCCGACGCCGTACGACGCGCTGGCGACGATGGTCATCCGGGAGCCGATCAGCGAAGTGCTCCCGTGTCTCGCCGCTGCCGTGTGCTAG
- a CDS encoding DJ-1/PfpI family protein — MTHIAFLIYPGFTALDAVGPYEVLSRLPKTRVTFVASKPGPVRTDTGALLVHAEAGIAEVPAPDIFLVPGGLSASIAAAKDAELIDWVRGAHATTEWSVSVCTGALLLGAAGLLDGQPATTHWAARDRLTHYGATYVPERVVRSGRVITAAGVSAGIDMALGLAAELGGTPMAEAIQLLMEYDPQPPFEAGSLAAASSETVSHATRLLRTAALRDVGRRFLRKDPKARPATLER, encoded by the coding sequence ATGACGCACATCGCCTTCCTGATCTATCCGGGGTTCACCGCCCTCGACGCCGTGGGCCCCTACGAGGTCTTGTCCCGGTTGCCCAAAACGCGCGTGACCTTCGTGGCCAGCAAACCTGGCCCGGTCCGCACCGACACCGGCGCGCTGCTCGTCCACGCGGAGGCAGGCATCGCCGAGGTACCGGCTCCGGACATTTTTCTCGTCCCCGGCGGGCTGTCGGCGTCAATCGCGGCGGCCAAGGACGCCGAGCTCATCGACTGGGTGCGCGGCGCACACGCCACAACCGAATGGAGCGTTTCGGTGTGCACCGGAGCGTTGCTGCTCGGTGCAGCAGGACTTCTGGACGGGCAACCAGCCACGACGCACTGGGCGGCTCGTGACCGGCTCACCCACTACGGCGCGACCTACGTGCCGGAGCGGGTGGTCCGTAGCGGCAGGGTGATCACCGCCGCAGGTGTCTCGGCAGGCATCGATATGGCGCTGGGGCTGGCGGCTGAGCTTGGCGGCACACCCATGGCAGAAGCTATCCAGCTGCTCATGGAGTACGACCCGCAACCGCCTTTCGAGGCCGGTTCGCTGGCCGCGGCGAGTTCCGAGACCGTATCCCACGCGACTCGGCTACTACGGACCGCCGCGTTGCGTGATGTCGGCAGACGGTTCCTCCGCAAGGACCCGAAGGCCCGCCCGGCGACGCTCGAGCGCTAG